Proteins from a single region of Rhea pennata isolate bPtePen1 chromosome 6, bPtePen1.pri, whole genome shotgun sequence:
- the TTLL4 gene encoding tubulin monoglutamylase TTLL4 isoform X1: MASAGPECNNPGPKQEKSFRLGSGTLQAERALQCRACHLTQQQVKPVWNIKGKHVSTFQDHSLLLSGISSQQSYFLYPPSLCDTHRSESAFPSLPLAQPCLDLSGSTLLYRRSCLRSKPYKFPFRSSQDTSSATRRAMSSLLMEPCLLPALAEERSGSEAKGSALGSHKQASSSYRPVLNNNSFLRPSNTQVPLPQSPEIKKLKNTHSFPAVSWPHSGDGGDCFPGSLVNRAVKSSNLVLEQTTIPSLTPVPSSVIFRKDRRSWPLEDTERRLQSLKDKRPEISLTDTVQKLAGQITVRNSFGHEVGSSRLMNMGSLSSRKSRWGQHIIAQLTPKETIAPLNLEMGSHCLNGNSSLIGTDGAVVCTKRISVHLLASRTGSPNHSTDCRLVNILTLHSGDQAARAESPHLAAVSEVATQISTIQLEKEGKCSEAVLPEKLDVTVGQLPLELSRPEEDAEEELPDGLDESCSQEEEEEDRRPNLSLSPPAGESDASSVAGLSPNGSVALISRNCIKCLTPPAEAQEQVLKPALVCSLFPNVPPTIYFSTRDERVEKLPWEQRKLLRWKMSTVTPNIVKQTISRSHFRVSKKSNDWLGCWGHHMKSPSFRAIREHQKLNHFPGSFQIGRKDRLWRNLLKMQTRYGKKEFNFFPQSFILPQDIKLLRKAWEEGASRQKWIVKPPASARGIGIQVIHKWSQLPKRRPLLVQRYLHKPYLIGGSKFDLRIYVYVTCYDPLRVYLFKDGLVRFASCKYSSSMKSLSNKFMHLTNYSVNKKNTEYKSNSDETACQGHKWALKALWTYLTQKGINSEAIWEKIKDIVIKTIIASEPYVNSLVKMYVRRPYCCHELFGFDIMLDENLKPWILEVNISPSLHSNSPLDVSIKGQMIRDLLNLAGFILPSVNDIASRPGSGSSSTLSLGSAVKEKPKPASELLTAEKMKRAYYLTQKVPDQDFYSSVLDILTPDDVRILVETEDEYSRRGQFERVFPTHISMRYLRFFEQPRYFNILATQWELKYYLNKHKGLELLRNWCVKGYHTGAGTDLARMWSLPKSFFLQKNNVQSNGFSKLELGRLSRLLPSRDDEDPARSLEPNSTQSLPLNKCTDGADQKSAGCLSDTTLVM, from the exons ATGGCCTCTGCAGGGCCAGAATGCAATAACCCAGGCCCCAAACAGGAGAAGAGCTTCAGACTTGGGTCAGGCACCCTGCAGGCAGAGAGAGCCCTGCAGTGCCGGGCCTGTCACCTCACTCAGCAGCAGGTGAAACCTGTCTGGAATATAAAGGGGAAGCATGTGAGTACTTTCCAGGATcacagcctgctgctctcagggATCAGTTCACAGCAATCTTACTTCTTGTACCCACCATCATTATGTGACACACACCGTAGTGAAAGCGCTTTCCCAAGCCTGCCCttggcccagccctgcctggaTCTCAGTGGGAGCACTCTGCTCTATCGGCGCTCCTGCCTCAGATCCAAGCCCTACAAGTTTCCTTTCCGAAGCTCCCAGGATACCAGCTCTGCCACACGAAGAGCGATGTCCTCCTTGCTGATGGAGCCCTGCCTGTTGCCTGCACTGGCTGAGGAACGTTCTGGGTCTGAGGCAAAAGGCTCTGCCCTTGGCTCACATAAGCAGGCTTCCAGCTCATACCGACCAGTGCTCAATAATAACTCCTTCCTACGGCCAAGCAATACTCAAGTGCCTTTGCCGCAGTCACCAGAAATCAAAAAGCTGAAGAACACCCACAGTTTTCCTGCCGTCTCCTGGCCCCACTCTGGGGATGGTGGTGACTGCTTCCCTGGCAGCCTTGTGAACAGAGCGGTGAAAAGCAGCAACCTTGTTTTGGAGCAAACCACCATCCCCTCCCTGacccctgtgcccagcagcgTGATCTTCCGGAAGGACCGTCGCTCTTGGCCCCTGGAGGACACTGAAAGGAGACTGCAGAGCTTAAAGGACAAGCGGCCAGAGATCAGCCTCACAGACACTGTGCAGAAGCTGGCTGGACAGATTACTGTGAGGAACAGCTTTGGACATGAAGTCGGAAGCTCTCGCCTTATGAACATGGGCAGCCTGTCCAGTAGGAAAAGCCGGTGGGGACAACACATTATAGCCCAGCTCACCCCAAAAGAAACCATTGCCCCCCTGAACCTGGAGATGGGTAGCCATTGCCTTAATGGTAACTCAAGCCTTATAGGCACCGATGGTGCCGTCGTCTGCACTAAACGAATCAGTGTTCATCTCTTAGCCTCACGCACTGGCTCCCCCAACCACAGCACTGACTGCCGGCTTGTGAATATACTGACCCTGCACAGTGGGGACcaggcagcaagagcagagTCTCCACACCTTGCTGCTGTCTCTGAAGTAGCAACTCAGATTTCCACTATTCAActggagaaagaagggaaatgctccgaggctgtgctgccagaaaaGCTTGA TGTTACTGTTGGGCAGTTGCCACTGGAGCTGAGCCGTCCTGAGGAGGATGCGGAGGAAGAACTTCCTGATGGCTTGGATGAGAGCTgcagccaggaggaggaagaagaggaca GGAGACCAAATCTGAGTCTCTCCCCTCCTGCAGGTGAATCAGATGCTTCCTCTGTTGCCGGACTGTCACCTAATGGCTCTGTGGCTCTTATTTCCAG GAACTGCATCAAGTGCTTGACCCCACCAGCTGAGGCTCAGGAGCAGGTGCTCAAACCAGCTCTTGTCTGCAGTTTATTCCCTAATGTGCCTCCAACCATCTACTTCAGTACTCGGGACGAGAGAG TGGAAAAGCTGCCTTgggagcagaggaagctgctgcgATGGAAAATGAGCACAGTCACACCAAACATAGTGAAGCAAACCATTAGCAGGTCTCACTTCAGAGTCAGCAAGA AAAGCAATGACTGGCTGGGCTGCTGGGGCCACCACATGAAATCTCCCAGCTTCCGAGCCATCAGGGAGCACCAGAAG CTAAACCACTTTCCTGGTTCATTTCAAATTGGGAGAAAGGACCGTCTGTGGCGCAACCTGTTGAAGATGCAGACTCGCTATGGGAAGAAGGAGTTTAACTTCTTCCCCCAGTCCTTCATCTTGCCCCAGGACATAAAGCTGCTGAGGAAGGCATGGGAGGAGGGAGCTAGCCGCCAGAAATGGATTGTGAAACCA CCAGCATCAGCGAGAGGCATTGGCATCCAGGTCATCCACAAATGGAGTCAACTCCCCAAAAGGAGACCACTGCTGGTGCAGAG ATATCTGCACAAACCCTACCTCATTGGCGGGAGCAAGTTTGACCTGAGGATCTACGTTTATGTCACTTGCTATGATCCCCTCAGGGTCTACCTGTTTAAGGATGGATTGGTTCGCTTTGCTAGCTGCAA GTATTCCTCCTCGATGAAGAGCCTCAGCAACAAGTTCATGCACTTGACCAACTACAGTGTGAACAAGAAGAATACAGAGTACAAGTCCAACTCAGATGAGACTGCTTGTCAGGGACACAAATG gGCTCTCAAAGCACTCTGGACTTACCTGACCCAGAAGGGAATTAATAGTGAAGCCATCTGGGAGAAGATTAAAGACATTGTTATTAAAACCATCATTGC ATCTGAGCCCTATGTGAACAGCCTGGTGAAGATGTATGTGCGGCGCCCATATTGTTGCCATGAGCTGTTTGGGTTTGATATCATGCTGGATGAAAATCTCAAGCCCTGGATCTTAGAGGTCAACATTTCCCCCAG cCTCCACTCAAACTCCCCACTGGATGTGAGCATCAAGGGGCAGATGATTCGGGACCTCCTCAACCTCGCTGGCTTCATTCTGCCTAGCGTGAACGATATAGCCTCAAGGCCAGGAAGTGGAAGCAGCTCTACCCTCAG TCTGGGCAGTGCTGTGAAGGAGAAGCCCAAGCCAGCCTCTGAGCTTCTCACAGCGGAGAAGATGAAGAGAGCATATTACTTGACACAGAAGGTACCTGACCAG gatttttattcttctgtcttGGACATCCTGACTCCAGATGATGTTCGTATCCTGGTGGAGACAGAGGACGAGTATTCCCGGCGTGGGCAGTTTGAGCGGGTGTTCCCCACCCACATCTCCATGCGGTACCTGCGCTTCTTTGAGCAGCCTCGTTACTTCAACATCCTGGCGACCCAGTGGGAGCTCAAATACTACTTGAATAAACATAAAG
- the TTLL4 gene encoding tubulin monoglutamylase TTLL4 isoform X4, with protein sequence MASAGPECNNPGPKQEKSFRLGSGTLQAERALQCRACHLTQQQVKPVWNIKGKHVSTFQDHSLLLSGISSQQSYFLYPPSLCDTHRSESAFPSLPLAQPCLDLSGSTLLYRRSCLRSKPYKFPFRSSQDTSSATRRAMSSLLMEPCLLPALAEERSGSEAKGSALGSHKQASSSYRPVLNNNSFLRPSNTQVPLPQSPEIKKLKNTHSFPAVSWPHSGDGGDCFPGSLVNRAVKSSNLVLEQTTIPSLTPVPSSVIFRKDRRSWPLEDTERRLQSLKDKRPEISLTDTVQKLAGQITVRNSFGHEVGSSRLMNMGSLSSRKSRWGQHIIAQLTPKETIAPLNLEMGSHCLNGNSSLIGTDGAVVCTKRISVHLLASRTGSPNHSTDCRLVNILTLHSGDQAARAESPHLAAVSEVATQISTIQLEKEGKCSEAVLPEKLDVTVGQLPLELSRPEEDAEEELPDGLDESCSQEEEEEDSESDASSVAGLSPNGSVALISRNCIKCLTPPAEAQEQVLKPALVCSLFPNVPPTIYFSTRDERVEKLPWEQRKLLRWKMSTVTPNIVKQTISRSHFRVSKKSNDWLGCWGHHMKSPSFRAIREHQKLNHFPGSFQIGRKDRLWRNLLKMQTRYGKKEFNFFPQSFILPQDIKLLRKAWEEGASRQKWIVKPPASARGIGIQVIHKWSQLPKRRPLLVQRYLHKPYLIGGSKFDLRIYVYVTCYDPLRVYLFKDGLVRFASCKYSSSMKSLSNKFMHLTNYSVNKKNTEYKSNSDETACQGHKWALKALWTYLTQKGINSEAIWEKIKDIVIKTIIASEPYVNSLVKMYVRRPYCCHELFGFDIMLDENLKPWILEVNISPSLHSNSPLDVSIKGQMIRDLLNLAGFILPSVNDIASRPGSGSSSTLSLGSAVKEKPKPASELLTAEKMKRAYYLTQKVPDQDFYSSVLDILTPDDVRILVETEDEYSRRGQFERVFPTHISMRYLRFFEQPRYFNILATQWELKYYLNKHKGLELLRNWCVKGYHTGAGTDLARMWSLPKSFFLQKNNVQSNGFSKLELGRLRLLPSRDDEDPARSLEPNSTQSLPLNKCTDGADQKSAGCLSDTTLVM encoded by the exons ATGGCCTCTGCAGGGCCAGAATGCAATAACCCAGGCCCCAAACAGGAGAAGAGCTTCAGACTTGGGTCAGGCACCCTGCAGGCAGAGAGAGCCCTGCAGTGCCGGGCCTGTCACCTCACTCAGCAGCAGGTGAAACCTGTCTGGAATATAAAGGGGAAGCATGTGAGTACTTTCCAGGATcacagcctgctgctctcagggATCAGTTCACAGCAATCTTACTTCTTGTACCCACCATCATTATGTGACACACACCGTAGTGAAAGCGCTTTCCCAAGCCTGCCCttggcccagccctgcctggaTCTCAGTGGGAGCACTCTGCTCTATCGGCGCTCCTGCCTCAGATCCAAGCCCTACAAGTTTCCTTTCCGAAGCTCCCAGGATACCAGCTCTGCCACACGAAGAGCGATGTCCTCCTTGCTGATGGAGCCCTGCCTGTTGCCTGCACTGGCTGAGGAACGTTCTGGGTCTGAGGCAAAAGGCTCTGCCCTTGGCTCACATAAGCAGGCTTCCAGCTCATACCGACCAGTGCTCAATAATAACTCCTTCCTACGGCCAAGCAATACTCAAGTGCCTTTGCCGCAGTCACCAGAAATCAAAAAGCTGAAGAACACCCACAGTTTTCCTGCCGTCTCCTGGCCCCACTCTGGGGATGGTGGTGACTGCTTCCCTGGCAGCCTTGTGAACAGAGCGGTGAAAAGCAGCAACCTTGTTTTGGAGCAAACCACCATCCCCTCCCTGacccctgtgcccagcagcgTGATCTTCCGGAAGGACCGTCGCTCTTGGCCCCTGGAGGACACTGAAAGGAGACTGCAGAGCTTAAAGGACAAGCGGCCAGAGATCAGCCTCACAGACACTGTGCAGAAGCTGGCTGGACAGATTACTGTGAGGAACAGCTTTGGACATGAAGTCGGAAGCTCTCGCCTTATGAACATGGGCAGCCTGTCCAGTAGGAAAAGCCGGTGGGGACAACACATTATAGCCCAGCTCACCCCAAAAGAAACCATTGCCCCCCTGAACCTGGAGATGGGTAGCCATTGCCTTAATGGTAACTCAAGCCTTATAGGCACCGATGGTGCCGTCGTCTGCACTAAACGAATCAGTGTTCATCTCTTAGCCTCACGCACTGGCTCCCCCAACCACAGCACTGACTGCCGGCTTGTGAATATACTGACCCTGCACAGTGGGGACcaggcagcaagagcagagTCTCCACACCTTGCTGCTGTCTCTGAAGTAGCAACTCAGATTTCCACTATTCAActggagaaagaagggaaatgctccgaggctgtgctgccagaaaaGCTTGA TGTTACTGTTGGGCAGTTGCCACTGGAGCTGAGCCGTCCTGAGGAGGATGCGGAGGAAGAACTTCCTGATGGCTTGGATGAGAGCTgcagccaggaggaggaagaagaggaca GTGAATCAGATGCTTCCTCTGTTGCCGGACTGTCACCTAATGGCTCTGTGGCTCTTATTTCCAG GAACTGCATCAAGTGCTTGACCCCACCAGCTGAGGCTCAGGAGCAGGTGCTCAAACCAGCTCTTGTCTGCAGTTTATTCCCTAATGTGCCTCCAACCATCTACTTCAGTACTCGGGACGAGAGAG TGGAAAAGCTGCCTTgggagcagaggaagctgctgcgATGGAAAATGAGCACAGTCACACCAAACATAGTGAAGCAAACCATTAGCAGGTCTCACTTCAGAGTCAGCAAGA AAAGCAATGACTGGCTGGGCTGCTGGGGCCACCACATGAAATCTCCCAGCTTCCGAGCCATCAGGGAGCACCAGAAG CTAAACCACTTTCCTGGTTCATTTCAAATTGGGAGAAAGGACCGTCTGTGGCGCAACCTGTTGAAGATGCAGACTCGCTATGGGAAGAAGGAGTTTAACTTCTTCCCCCAGTCCTTCATCTTGCCCCAGGACATAAAGCTGCTGAGGAAGGCATGGGAGGAGGGAGCTAGCCGCCAGAAATGGATTGTGAAACCA CCAGCATCAGCGAGAGGCATTGGCATCCAGGTCATCCACAAATGGAGTCAACTCCCCAAAAGGAGACCACTGCTGGTGCAGAG ATATCTGCACAAACCCTACCTCATTGGCGGGAGCAAGTTTGACCTGAGGATCTACGTTTATGTCACTTGCTATGATCCCCTCAGGGTCTACCTGTTTAAGGATGGATTGGTTCGCTTTGCTAGCTGCAA GTATTCCTCCTCGATGAAGAGCCTCAGCAACAAGTTCATGCACTTGACCAACTACAGTGTGAACAAGAAGAATACAGAGTACAAGTCCAACTCAGATGAGACTGCTTGTCAGGGACACAAATG gGCTCTCAAAGCACTCTGGACTTACCTGACCCAGAAGGGAATTAATAGTGAAGCCATCTGGGAGAAGATTAAAGACATTGTTATTAAAACCATCATTGC ATCTGAGCCCTATGTGAACAGCCTGGTGAAGATGTATGTGCGGCGCCCATATTGTTGCCATGAGCTGTTTGGGTTTGATATCATGCTGGATGAAAATCTCAAGCCCTGGATCTTAGAGGTCAACATTTCCCCCAG cCTCCACTCAAACTCCCCACTGGATGTGAGCATCAAGGGGCAGATGATTCGGGACCTCCTCAACCTCGCTGGCTTCATTCTGCCTAGCGTGAACGATATAGCCTCAAGGCCAGGAAGTGGAAGCAGCTCTACCCTCAG TCTGGGCAGTGCTGTGAAGGAGAAGCCCAAGCCAGCCTCTGAGCTTCTCACAGCGGAGAAGATGAAGAGAGCATATTACTTGACACAGAAGGTACCTGACCAG gatttttattcttctgtcttGGACATCCTGACTCCAGATGATGTTCGTATCCTGGTGGAGACAGAGGACGAGTATTCCCGGCGTGGGCAGTTTGAGCGGGTGTTCCCCACCCACATCTCCATGCGGTACCTGCGCTTCTTTGAGCAGCCTCGTTACTTCAACATCCTGGCGACCCAGTGGGAGCTCAAATACTACTTGAATAAACATAAAG